One region of Paraburkholderia acidiphila genomic DNA includes:
- the treY gene encoding malto-oligosyltrehalose synthase has product MTHPRATLRLQLHHGFTFDDALAQLDYFAALGVSHLYLSPVTTAQPGSMHGYDTVDYGTVSAELGGEGALRRFAAKVHERGMGIVADFVPNHMGVGGAHNAWWLDILEWGRHSTYARHFDVDWHSPDPALRGKVLMPFLGAQYGEELAAGRIELKFDPAAARFYVQYGPHVCPICPTDYATLLQSANRADLNTLAGPFQGLTTQPDDQERAAAGRDALRAFVERAGTDPIEFVLESYSSDDPVPRDRLHRLLERQHFRLAWWRTATDEINWRRFFDITALAGVRVERHDVFEAVHKLVFRLYADGVIDGLRIDHIDGLADPREYCERLRQRLAALRATPPYIVVEKILAQGETLRDDWPVQGTTGYDFMNDVGAFLHDPAGAAPLAEAWAAISGDDRPFAGYALDARREMLAAYLPAELDHATRALHRIARELPATRDTTYASVHRVAAHLAMYFPIYRIYPVNGLRSALDNRYFDVALEAARRSLPRASLAALDLVDGWLGGRSPEPAANNTGSGNSGGGAKPPRAAPAGANTNANAGNSQANTPLSHALIAQRTALALFSQLTAPLAAKATEDTALYRYGRLLSRNEVGADPDDFARTPHDFHVANRLRQRRPYGLLATATHDHKRGEDVRARLAVLSEIALDWSNTLRAWSTLNQTHRRNDAAAGAAWSPGPGAEAMLYQTLVGCWPPELDPGDEAGVHALAERVSKWLLKALREAKLRTNWLSPDETYESECQAFLFDILAPQRRDGFLQALAGFVARVAPAGALNMLLQTVLRLTSPGVPDLYQGTELWDFSLVDPDNRRPVDYAARAAALDNEAPAAKLKDWRNAHVKLATVHRLLALRAKMPELLREGEYLPLTVSGAQASHVVAFARHHGNAWALVIGTRLAAGLLDGDTPLVAPARWEDTTVELPKACAQAALHDWLSDATHTVGEGGTLALRDILSAMPVAVLSTLARS; this is encoded by the coding sequence ATGACACACCCTCGCGCGACGCTGCGCCTGCAGCTCCATCACGGCTTCACGTTCGACGACGCGCTCGCGCAGCTCGACTACTTCGCCGCGCTCGGCGTGAGCCATCTCTACCTTTCTCCAGTCACGACCGCGCAACCCGGCTCGATGCACGGCTACGACACCGTGGATTACGGCACGGTGAGCGCGGAGCTGGGCGGGGAAGGCGCATTGCGCCGCTTCGCCGCGAAAGTGCACGAGCGCGGCATGGGCATCGTCGCCGACTTCGTGCCGAACCATATGGGCGTGGGCGGCGCTCACAACGCCTGGTGGCTCGATATCCTCGAATGGGGGCGTCACAGCACGTATGCACGCCACTTCGACGTGGACTGGCACTCGCCCGACCCCGCCCTGCGCGGCAAGGTGCTGATGCCGTTTCTCGGCGCACAGTACGGCGAAGAACTCGCGGCAGGGCGTATCGAACTGAAGTTCGACCCCGCCGCCGCGCGTTTTTACGTGCAATACGGGCCGCACGTGTGCCCGATCTGCCCTACCGATTATGCGACGCTCCTGCAGTCCGCCAACCGCGCCGATCTCAACACGCTCGCCGGGCCGTTTCAAGGCCTCACGACCCAGCCCGACGATCAGGAGCGCGCCGCTGCCGGGCGCGATGCGCTGCGCGCGTTCGTCGAGCGGGCCGGCACGGACCCCATCGAATTCGTTCTGGAATCCTATTCAAGCGACGACCCGGTACCGCGCGACCGGCTGCACCGCCTGCTGGAGCGCCAGCATTTCCGGCTCGCCTGGTGGCGCACCGCCACCGACGAAATCAACTGGCGGCGCTTCTTCGACATCACCGCGCTCGCTGGCGTGCGTGTGGAACGCCACGACGTGTTCGAAGCCGTGCACAAGCTCGTGTTTCGCCTCTACGCCGACGGCGTGATCGACGGCCTGCGCATCGACCATATCGACGGGCTCGCGGACCCGCGCGAGTACTGCGAACGCCTGCGCCAACGGCTTGCTGCGCTACGCGCCACGCCGCCCTATATCGTGGTCGAGAAGATCCTCGCGCAAGGCGAAACGCTGCGCGACGACTGGCCCGTGCAAGGCACGACAGGCTACGACTTCATGAACGACGTCGGCGCGTTTCTGCACGATCCCGCGGGCGCGGCGCCGCTTGCCGAAGCGTGGGCCGCCATTTCCGGCGACGACCGGCCGTTCGCGGGCTACGCGCTCGATGCGCGCCGCGAGATGCTGGCCGCCTATCTCCCCGCCGAACTCGACCATGCGACGCGCGCGCTGCACCGCATCGCGCGCGAACTCCCGGCCACGCGCGACACCACCTATGCGTCGGTGCATCGCGTGGCCGCGCATCTAGCCATGTACTTTCCGATCTACCGTATCTATCCGGTGAACGGCTTGCGCAGCGCGCTCGACAACCGCTATTTCGACGTTGCGCTCGAGGCCGCGCGCCGCTCGCTGCCCCGCGCGAGCCTCGCGGCGCTCGATCTCGTCGATGGCTGGCTAGGCGGCCGCTCCCCCGAACCGGCCGCGAACAACACCGGCAGCGGCAACAGTGGCGGCGGCGCCAAGCCGCCACGCGCCGCACCAGCCGGCGCGAACACGAATGCGAATGCGGGCAACAGCCAGGCGAATACGCCGCTCAGCCATGCGCTCATTGCGCAGCGCACTGCGCTCGCGCTGTTCTCGCAGCTCACCGCACCGCTTGCAGCAAAGGCCACGGAGGACACTGCGCTCTATCGCTACGGACGCCTGCTCTCGCGCAACGAAGTGGGCGCGGATCCCGACGACTTCGCGCGCACGCCGCACGACTTTCACGTGGCGAACCGGCTGCGCCAACGCCGCCCGTATGGGCTGCTCGCCACGGCCACGCACGACCACAAGCGCGGCGAGGACGTGCGCGCGCGGCTCGCCGTCCTGAGCGAGATTGCGCTCGACTGGAGCAACACGCTGCGCGCCTGGTCGACGCTGAACCAGACACATCGCCGCAACGACGCTGCGGCCGGCGCGGCGTGGTCGCCGGGGCCTGGCGCCGAGGCAATGCTCTATCAAACGCTGGTGGGCTGCTGGCCGCCCGAACTGGACCCCGGCGACGAAGCGGGCGTGCATGCGCTGGCGGAGCGTGTATCGAAGTGGTTGCTCAAAGCACTGCGCGAAGCGAAGCTGCGCACGAACTGGCTCTCGCCCGACGAAACCTATGAATCGGAGTGCCAGGCATTTCTCTTCGATATCCTTGCACCGCAACGGCGCGACGGCTTCTTGCAGGCGCTTGCCGGGTTCGTCGCGCGCGTGGCGCCCGCGGGCGCGCTCAACATGCTGCTGCAAACGGTGCTGCGGCTCACTTCACCGGGCGTGCCCGACCTGTATCAGGGCACCGAACTATGGGATTTCAGTCTCGTCGATCCGGATAACCGGCGGCCTGTCGATTACGCCGCCCGCGCGGCCGCGCTCGACAATGAAGCGCCGGCCGCGAAGCTGAAGGACTGGCGCAACGCGCACGTGAAGCTGGCCACCGTGCACCGTCTGCTCGCGCTGCGAGCGAAAATGCCGGAACTCCTGCGCGAAGGCGAGTATCTGCCGCTCACGGTGAGCGGC